In Parabacteroides timonensis, the genomic stretch ATAGGCTTTTTTATAAAGGAACCATAAGACGAAAACGAATGCCAATCCGATCAGTATACCGACCAGGAAAGTCGATATGGATGTACTTTTAGCAATATACATATACCAACCGAAGCCGATACAAAAATGGGTAAAACCTTTGAATGATACGGCACTACTAAGATCTGCATCGATATCCGTATCTGTATCCAGGTCACCGAAAAAGATAGACATGATAAACTGTATCAGAAATATAGCTGAAGCAACTATTGCGATACCGAGAAAAATAGTATTGACCATGGTATGAATTATTAGTGTTCACGAAAATAAGGATTATTTCGATAAAACCGGCATATATAATAAAAATATGTATGTTTGCAGTAAATTATTAAGACAACCTTATGCAAACAATCATAGAAACAGTACAACAGGCACTCATTGAAAACATAGACGAAAAGACTCGTGACAATGCCCAGAACTTCTTCAAAGAAAAGATCCTGTATCATGGCGTAAAGGTTCCTCTTGTCAACAAGATCAGTAAAGAACTTTTCACGTCGATCAAAGAACTTCCTAAGAACGAAATCTTTTCTTTATGTGAAGCACTGTGGGAATCCGGTTATTCGGAGGAATCATACATTGCATGTAACTGGTCTTACTATATTCATACACAATACCAACTGGAAGACTTCATCGTATTTGAAAAATGGGTAAACTCGTATGTCAACAATTGGGCATCCTGCGACACATTATGCAATCATACGGTCGGGACATTCCTTGAAATGTATCCGGACTATATATCCCGGTTGAAAGAATGGGCACGGTCGGATAACCGCTGGACCAAACGTGCGGCTGCCGTTACCCTGATTATTCCTGCCAGGAAAGGGATGTTCCTGCAAGATATTTTCGAGATCGCAGATATTCTCCTTTACGACCCGGACGATCTGGTACAAAAAGGATATGGCTGGATGCTGAAAGCTGCCAGCGAAGCTCATCAGGAAGAGGTATTCGATTATGTGATGTCGAAAAAAGCAACTATGCCCCGTACCTCATTAAGATATGCCATCGAGAAGATGCCCAAAGAACTGAAAGTACAGGCTATGGCTAAATAAGTCCGTTCAAATAGTCTATAAACCATTTATTATTCGTATTGTCACCCCAATACAGGTGTGTATAACCTGCCAGCACGTTCTTATACCTGTAAAGTGGAGTATCGACAGAGACTCCTTTTGCCGTTTGCGCGGTAGCAACTGATGCAAGATGTTCTTCGCAGGGCAAGACACGGGAATAATGAAATTCATGTCCTTTCATTGTATAGTCTTTATAATGTAAGGTACGATATCCCAGGCGAAGCTTCATCTGTTCCATAGTGGCCGACTGATTGAACAGGCCAACCATTGGGTAAATAGTTCCTTCTGTCGATCTTATCTCATTACATAAATACATCATTCCGCCACATTCCGCCAACAGCCTCCCTCCTGCTTCCACATATTGTCGGATTGACCGGAGCATTGACTGGTTGGAAGACAACTTAGACAAATATAATTCAGGATATCCTCCGGGTAAATAGACAAAATCAGACTCCGGCAATGTCGTATCTTTCAGAGGACTGAAAAAGGTAACTTTACCTAATCGATGCAACAACTGGATATTCTCTTCATAAGCAAAATTGAAAGCGGCATCCCTGGCAATCGATATTCTTAAGGAAGGCAGCGTACTTTCTCCTGATTGAGTAAGAAGATGGGAGGCCGAGGCATCAGGCTGATAAGCCGTCAGTTCCAAAAGCCGGTCTATATTGACATGCTTTTCCACCAAATCTGCTACACGATCGGCAAACGTATCGAAACAAAATGCCTCATCCAATGATAGACCTAAATGGCGACTGGGAATCTCTACATCCGCTTGTTTAGGAAGATATCCCAACGCTTCCACCCCGGCATCGAGACATGCTTGCTTCAGAAAAGAATAATGGTTCTCCGAAGCGACAAAATTGAAAACCGCACCAACCAGATTAAGTTCTTTATGGAAGTTTTTGAATCCATATAATAATGGAGCGACAGAGTAAGCCGTACTCTTTGCATTGACAATCAGTATGACCGGAATACCCAACAGACCTGCTATTTCAGCACTACTACCTTTCATTCCGTCGTATCCGTCAAAAAGCCCCATCACTCCTTCGGTCACTGCATAATCGGCTTCGGAAGTATAATGCCGATACAGTTCCTTTATATGTTGCTCCGACATCATGAAACTATCCAGATTTACAGAAGGAGAACCGGCGGCCATCTTATGGTGGCGTGTATCGATATAATCCGGTCCGCACTTAAAGGGTCTGACTTCCCCTCCCCGGTTCTTCAATGCCCGAAGTAGTCCGAGTGTAAATGTTGTCTTTCCACTTCCCGAGGAAGCGGCTCCTATTAGAAGGTGCGATTTCATGATCTATAAGATGTTCATCAATAATAATGGAAAGGTTTTATGCTAAGCGAACGATTCTGCCACTAGGATGGCAGAGTCCTGCCACCGTAATGGCAATGTTCTGCCATCCTAGTGGCAGACATTTGCCATCACGGTGGCAAAACAGAACCAACAGTACGAAACACGTACTTCTTATAAGTTCAATCAGTATTAATACTGCTCTTTTTCGTTCGGGAAATCCTGCGTCTTCACATCCTCGATGTAAGCCTGTACGGCACGAGTGATCTCTTCGCCGATATTAGCATATCTACGAAGGAAGCGCGGAGAGAATCCCATGTTGATACCCAGCATATCATGCATAACCAAAACCTGGCCGTCTACACCTCCACCGGCACCGATGCCGATAATAGGAATAGTCAGCTCAGAAGCGACACGTGCTGCCAACTCTGCCGGAATCTTTTCCAACACGATGGCAAAACAGCCGATCTCTTCCAAAAGGTGAGCATCGTCAATCAGCTTCTGTGCTTCAGCTTCTTCACGGGCACGAACTGTATAAGTACCGAATTTATTGATAGACTGCGGAGTCAAACCCAAATGTCCCATTATAGGTATACCTGCACAAAGGATGCGTTCAATAGATTCTCTTATTTCACTTCCTCCCTCCAGTTTAATACAATCGGCATGTGTTTCCTTCATGACACGGATAGCGGAAGCCAAAGCCTCTTTCGAATTACCCTGATAGGTACCGAAAGGCAGGTCTACTACTACCAACGCACGATTAACGGCTTTCATAACAGATTTACCATGATAAATCATTTGGTCCAGTGTTATAGGAAGCGTTGTTACATTTCCGGCCATCACATTCGATGCAGAATCGCCGACCAGGATAACATCCATACCTGCCTGATCGATCAGTTTAGCCATTGAATAATCGTAAGCTGTCAACATGGATATTTTTTCTCCACGTTGTTTCATTTCCATCAGGCGATGTGTAGTCACCTTTCTTGTATCATCTAAATCCCTCTTTGCAACTGACATAATGCTTTTTTGTTAATTGTTACGGCGGCAAAGTTAAGGATATTCTGTAATAAGCAAGACAAACAATAAAATATTTATGTCGTACAACATATGTTTATTTTTGTTTATCTTTGCGCCCGTTTACATTTAACGTTTAAAATACAAGCAAAGATGAAAAAGTTGATTTTTACTTTGGTGGTTGCATTTATGGCAATCGTCAGTGCTGATGCACAGGTTTATGTAGGTGGTTCTTTCAATCTGACTCACGACAAGAACGCAGATGTCACCAATTTTACTATCGCCCCTGAAGTCGGTTATAACCTGAACAAGACCTGGGCTATCGCTGCAGAAATCGGTTATACTCATTTCAAGAATGGCGAGTTAAAGGCTAACGCATTCAATTTTGCTCCTTATGCACGTTTCTCTTTCTTTGAAAAAGGTATTGTCCGTTTATTCGTGGATGGTGGTGTTGGTGTTTCTACTTATAAAAAAGAAAGCAACGACAGTGTCAACGGCTTTGAAATCGGTATTAAGCCGGGTATCGCTCTTGAGATATGCAAGAACCTTACATTCGTTACTAAATACGGATTTGCAGGTTACCGCGATGATTACAAATATGGCAACAGTACATCCGGTATCAGCTTGAGTTCTGAAGACCTGACATTCGGTTTCCACTACGAATTTTAATCGATCAAGTAACTACGGAAGATGTGTCAAAATAAATAAACCGGACGCAGATGTCGTCTTTTTGGCACATCCTCCTTCTTCCCTCCCCCTACTTCTTCAAAAAATATCCGATTGCCCGAAATATATCATTATATTTGCATCTGCTGAAATATAAGTATACTATGGACAACAGGAAAATCGCTTCAGACTTACTATTCAGAAAAGCTGAAGAAACAGATATCGAACGTATCTGGGTTATTATCGGACAAGCAAAAGAACAAATGCGCCGGCTCAACAGCCACCAATGGGACGAAAGCTATCCGGCTCTCGAAACGATCAGTCAAGACATTAAGACCGGCAACGGTTATGTCTTCTGCAAAGGAAATAAAGTGGTTGCATACGGTGTTATCTCTTTTGACGGAGAACCTGTCTATAAGGATATCGATGGAAAATGGACGAATGAATTACCTTATATGATTGTCCATCGTTTGGCTGTTGCCGACGAAATGAAACGTCAGGGAATGGCTAAACGTTTTATGCAGGAAGCTGAAGAGGTCAGTCGTCAGAAAGGAATCTATAACTTTCGCGTCGACACAAATTATGACAATGAATATATGCTTCACCTGATCGATTCGCTGGGATTCCAATATACAGGAGAAGTTCGTTACAGAGGCAATAATATAAGGAAAGCATTCGAGAAATGTATTTATCCTCATGTCTCGTCTTTCGGTGTTCCGGGTTATACCATCCGTGAAGCTATTTACGAAGATGCCGGAATCATTTTCGATGCAATAGATAAAAATCGTGACGACTTACGGACCTGGCTACCTTTTGTCGATGGCCTGAAAAGTGTTAGCGATGAACAAGCCTTCCTTTCATCTTCGTTACAGGTTCCGTATGAAGAACGGGATATCGTCTATATGATTGAGAAAGGGAAAAGTATTTGCGGACTGATCGGTTTTCATTTCTCAGACCGTGCCAACCATCGTACGGAAATAGGTTATTGGCTACTTCCTGAATACAGAGGAAAAGGTCTTGTTACCAGGGCCGTACATCATTTATGCCTGTTAGCTCTCTGTGAAAAAGGATTCAATCGTATTCAAATAAGATGTGCCATAGGCAATACAGCCAGCAATGCCATTCCCCAACGCTTAGGATTCAAACAAGAAGGAACGGAACGCGACGGTGAACTTTTAATAAACGGTGAATACACAGATATTAATGTATATAGCCTTTTGAAAAAGGATATTGCAGAATAAATAATCAAAAACAGAGATATTCAATTTATTTATGGAACAAGAAATTCAATTAAACGATCACAACAAAGCCGAGTATCCACCTATGCACACGGCCGAGCATATTCTTAACCAGACGATGGTACGGATGTTCGGTTGTCCCCGTTCCAGGAACGCCCATATAGAAAGAAAAAAGAGCAAGTGCGATTATGAATTGTCAGAAGCGCCTACTGCTGAAATGATGGCAGAAGTAGAACGACGGATAAACGAAGTGATAGATCAACATCTACCTGTAACAGTCGACTTTATCCCGAAATCGGAAGCCGGTGCCATTGTCGATCTCAGCAAATTACCGGAAGATGCCAGCGATACACTACGCATCGTTCGTGTTGGAGATTACGATACTTGTGCATGCATTGGCGCCCACGTCGGCAATACCTCCGAAATTGGACGGTTCAAACTGCTTAACTATGATTATGCAGACGGAAGATTACGCCTGCGCTTTAAGCTGGAAGCCGTATAACCAAAAGATAGATATACAGAATAAAGAAAGGCTCTCATCCCGACATCGGATAAGAGCCTTTTCTAATTTATCAAATTACCGGGAACGAACTTCTCTCCTCATAAAAGATACATATGATAAAGCGAAACAAACAACCGTCGCCGCAATCAGCCCGGTCAATTGCGGCCAGACAACCATCAGGCTCTGTCCTAAAGGCAACGGACTGGGAATAGCTCCATGAACCTGTTCCATAGTCAATGGCCCTAGACTTCTGACTGAAGGCATCAGCAATGTGGTCGTTGCGTCACTGAACAACTGGCTCGGTGCGAAACGTAACAGATTAAGCATAAAGCGCTGGTAACTGATTATCTGATAATCGCTGGCAAATCCGGAAGGACTGAGTGCTTTTCCTATCAGATTAATGATCATATTATAAAAAACACTGAAAAACAACCAGATCGCCACACAAGCCAATGCAGAAGTCGCCGCCTGACGGAATTGTATGGAAAAGAATATCGACAAATTCAACCAAAAGGCTACGTAGAAGATACTAACAATAATAAAGAACACCATCCTCAGAAACTCTTCTGCCGTTGGCGGAATACCGATAGCAATCAACCCAAAGCCCATCACCAGAAAGCCTAACGAGAACAGCATAATCGCTATCACGATCAAAGCTCCCACAAACTTCGCATTGATCAGATAATCCCGATGAATCGGTTGTGACAGGATACGGCTAAGCGTACCCCTGTTTTGCTCCGAATTGATCGCATCAAATCCGAGGGCGATTCCTAACAATGGCCCTAAAAAGCTGATAAATACGACAAAGGAGGGCAACGTCCCATCTGATACGGTAAACAGCTTCAGAAACAAGAATGCATTATCCGGATCATTCGGTTTAATAGAAGCACCGATATTAGTAAGGGCAGTGTACAACGCCCCCATACAAGTCAACGCAATTATGACGATCAGAATGATAAACCGCCAGCTTCTCACATGGTCGGCGACTTCCTTATTTACAATTACCCAAAAAGGATGATATATTCTATTCATGATCTTTACCTCCTTCGAAATAACGATTATAAATATGTTCGAGCGCATGTTCTTCTTTTTGCAACTCGGCCAGCCTAATATCAGCCAGTAGTTTACCACCGCTAAATAACCCGACCCGGTTACAAACCTGCTGAACCTGATCCAGATGATGGGAAGAGAATAAGACCGTCAAACCGTCCTCATGGCTCAACTGATGAATTAAATCCATAAATTCGCGTACACCGGACGGATCTATCCCCGATGTCGGTTCATCCAGAATAATTACTTCCGGCTCTTTTATCAATACATCGGCCAGTCCCAGACGCTGACGCATACCCCGGGAATATTTCCCGGCTTTCTTCTTTCCTTCATTAGTCAAGCCTACCCTGTCTAGTAGCTGTTCCGCTTTCTGTATCGCTTCGCTTTTAGGAATACCATTCAACTGAGCCGTGTAAACCAGGTTCTCTATTCCGGTCATATCATCATAAAAACCTACGTCTTCGGGTAAATAGCCAACTTTCCTTTTCACCTCTATCGGGTGGGTAGTCGAATCTATACCACAGACCTTTACTGACCCGGAAGTAGGTTCGGTCAGTCCGAGCATCATTAGGATAGTTGTTGATTTACCCGCACCATTAGGGCCAAGCAAACCAAATATATCACCTTTCTCAACAGTGAGATTCAAATCGTTCACTGCTGTAAAACCTCCGTACTTCTTTGTCAAGCCGGTTAGTTCGATAACATGCTGGCACATGGCTTACCTCCTTCCGTATTTGCGGAACAGATAATACACACCACCTAATACTACCACTATAATAAATACGCCGACCCATCCCCAGACCATCGGGGTCTTTACGGAGATACGGAAATCTGCAGTAGCATTAACTTCCGGCGTCTTTGCTTCCATTTTTGTAACATAATCGCCCGGAAGCGCCTTTTTGGAAGCCTTTACGATAGCCACCACATTTGTACTCTGCCCTGCCCCCAGTTTTACGACCTTGGCAGGATCGAAAGAGACTTCCCAGTCTACCGGTTTACTTGCTGAAAATGTTACATCTTTCAACTCACCGGAACCGTTATTCTTTACTACCAGATCTATCCGCTTGGTATCGCCAGCCGTTATATCCGAACTAAGCAATCCCCTCGGTGTCGTCAATTCCATTTCATAGGAACCGGTGATGACTACTTCCAGTTCCAGATCAGCAGAAGTAGAACCAGTCGATGCATGAACGGGGATTTTATAAGTTCCTGCTGCTACATTTGCCGGCGGATTGACATCGATCGTTATATTTTGAGTCGCGTTCGGTTCTACCTGTGCAGATGTCGCCTGCTTATAATTAGGCTTAAACACCACATTCCAACCTCTTTCCACTTCAGCCGTCAGGGCATAAAGTTGTTGTTCCGCAGTACGATTCTTGATCGTTGCATTAAAGGTAAAAGTAGATTTGGAATTACCTTCCATATTTGGCTGGGTAGTTGTGAAGTCTGTCTGATAAGTTCCCTGCTTGGAAACGGTAATAGTAAGCGGAAGTTTTGCCATGCCATCAGCCGAAACCGTAAAATTATAAGTTCCCTTATTCACTTTCACCGGCACTTCCACCTTCAGGGAAAAATTCTTCTTCTCATCCGGAAGGACCGAAAGCTGGCTGATCGAATATCCCCCGGACTTTACTTCATAACTCCATCCCCGAGGCATTCCCTCGACAGAGATAGTTGCATTTTTCACTTCGTCACTTTTGTTAATGACGTCAATACTGTAATCGATCGACTCCCCCGGCGGAACCGCTATCTTTGTGTAGGGAGTGTACAACATCACGCTCTTTTCAGAATCATCAGCGTGGACTTTACTACAAGGGATTATCCCCAATAACAGTACAAATAATAGGTTTAAACAGTTAATTTGCATTTTCATAATGATTTTTATAGAGTATACAAAAATGATTACTTATTAGCCGGAGGCAAATATATAGACAGAGAGTATTAGATACTTTTAAAAGAATTAAAAAAAAACTATCGTACAAGCATTTCCTTTCCTAATCCGTTAAAGCTCTGTTATGGATGCGATAACAAACGAACCTTTCCTATACATTATATATAGACAACCCTAAAAGAAGCCATTTGTATGCTAAACAGACCGAATTATTCTGCAAATGTAACATTGAAATAAAATATTTTTGTGTAAGTTTGCGAGCGCTAAGAAAGACATTTTATACAGAAATTTAAATACAAGAGTTATGCAATCAATTGACAATTTCAATTTTGCCGGCAAAAAGGCATTTGTAAGAGTTGACTTCAACGTTCCATTGGACGAAAACTTCAACATCACAGACGACACCCGTATTCGTGCCGCTCTTCCTACTCTTAAGAAGATCCTGGCAGACGGTGGCAGTGTAATCATAGGTTCTCACCTGGGTCGTCCGAAAGGCGTTACTGATAAATTTTCACTGAAACATATTTTGGGTCGTGTATCTGAATTACTGGGCGTAGAAGTTCAGTTTGCTAACGACTGTATTGGTGAAGAAGCTGGTGCTAAAGCTGCTGCTCTGCAACCGGGCGAAGCTTTATTGCTGGAAAACCTTCGTTTCTATGCAGAAGAAGAAGGTAAACCCAGAGGTTTGGCTGAAGATGCAACAGACGACGAAAAGAAAGCTGCTAAAAAAGCAGTAAAAGAAAGCCAGAAAGAATTCACTAAGAGATTGGCTTCTTATGCAGACTGCTATGTAAACGATGCATTCGGTACTGCTCACCGTGCTCACGCTTCTACGGCGCTGATCGCTGATTACTTCGATGCTGACCACAAAATGTTCGGTTACCTGATGGAAAAAGAAGTAAAAGCTGTAGAAAAAGTAATGAACGACATCGCTCGTCCGTTTACCGCTATCATGGGTGGTTCTAAAGTTTCTTCTAAAATCGAAATCATCGAAAACCTGCTGAACAAAGTAGATAACCTGATCGTAACAGGTGGTATGACTTATACTTTCACTAAGGCTATGGGCGGCAAGATCGGTAACTCTATCTGCGAAGATGACAAACTGGATCTGGCTCTCGACCTGATGAAGAAAGCAAAAGAAAAAGGTGTAAACCTGGTATTGGCTGTCGACGCTAAGATCGCTGATGCTTTCAGCAACGACGCAAATACTAAATTTGCTAACGTTAACGAAATTCCTGACGGATGGGAAGGTCTTGACATCGGTCCTAAGACTATCGAAATCTACGCTGACGTTATCAAGAAATCTAAGACTATCCTTTGGAACGGTCCTACAGGCGTATTCGAATTCGAAAACTTCACTGACGGTTCTCGTGCAGTAGGTAACGCTATCGTTGAAGCTACTAAGAACGGTGCATTCTCTCTTGTTGGTGGTGGCGACTCTGTTGCTTGCGTTAACAAGTTCGGTATTGCAAGCGAAGTATCTTATGTATCTACAGGTGGTGGTGCTTTGCTGGAAGCTATCGAAGGCAAAGTTCTGCCGGGTATCGCAGCTGTTAAAGGCGAACCGTACAAATAATTTCAGATATTGTTTATAATATCCTAATTAAATATAAAACCCCGGTGAAGTGATTTCACCGGGGTTTCTTGTTTTATAATCACTGCCTCATAATATCCCATCTGGGATGTATTACGGATGAATAACGTAACCATATATGCCTCCTTGCAATATTGAATTAATTCATATCTTTGTTATCGACAATGGTTTCCGAATCACATTTCAGTGAGAAAGATTAAAAGGGAATCCTGTGAAAATCAGGAACTATCCCCGTAGCTGTAAGTTTTGCTCCTGCAAAGGAGAAATGTAGTAACTGTCATATACCACTGGTCTCAAGGCCGGGAAGGTGTTACTACTGAAACAAGTCAGAAGACCTGCCATTTCAATCAGACAGAATCCAGCGCTTTCGGGTGAAAAGCAGTGGTATGAATCCTTATAAGATCCATTTATCACTTTATCTCCGGGAATCATTGCGGAACTGCATGAACAGAAGTATTGTTTAATCTTAAATAAAAAGTATGATCAGCACGGAGATTTTTATTGTCAAGAGAGATGGTAAAAAAGAAGTATTCTCACTTGACAAAATCAAGAATGCGATAGCTAAAGCATTTTTGTCGGTAGGAAGTTTTGCTACCCAGGAAGTAATAACCAATATCCTCAGCCGCATCAGTGTCAGCGAAGGGACAAGTGTGGAAGATATTCAGAACCAGGTGGAAGTTGCCTTGATGGCAGAGCATTATTATGCGGTAGCTAAGTCATATATGCTATACCGGCAGAAACATCTGGAAGATCGGGAAGTAAGGGATAAACTACGCTTTCTATTGGATTATTGCGATGCATCCAATCCGGCTACCGGAAGTAAATATGATGCTAATGCCAATGTGGAGAATAAAAATATCGCGACCCTGATAGGTGAATTACCGAAATCAAACTTTATCCGCCTGAACCGCCGGCTGCTAACAGACCGGCTAAAAGATATGTACGGCAAAGAAGTATCGGACCGTTATCTGGAACTGTTGAATCACCATTTCATTTATAAGAATGATGAAACAAACCTTGCCAACTATTGTGCCAGTATAACAATGTATCCCTGGCTGATAAGCGGTACAGCTTCTGTCGGAGGTAACTCTACCGC encodes the following:
- the panB gene encoding 3-methyl-2-oxobutanoate hydroxymethyltransferase, which translates into the protein MSVAKRDLDDTRKVTTHRLMEMKQRGEKISMLTAYDYSMAKLIDQAGMDVILVGDSASNVMAGNVTTLPITLDQMIYHGKSVMKAVNRALVVVDLPFGTYQGNSKEALASAIRVMKETHADCIKLEGGSEIRESIERILCAGIPIMGHLGLTPQSINKFGTYTVRAREEAEAQKLIDDAHLLEEIGCFAIVLEKIPAELAARVASELTIPIIGIGAGGGVDGQVLVMHDMLGINMGFSPRFLRRYANIGEEITRAVQAYIEDVKTQDFPNEKEQY
- a CDS encoding alanyl-tRNA editing protein, producing MEQEIQLNDHNKAEYPPMHTAEHILNQTMVRMFGCPRSRNAHIERKKSKCDYELSEAPTAEMMAEVERRINEVIDQHLPVTVDFIPKSEAGAIVDLSKLPEDASDTLRIVRVGDYDTCACIGAHVGNTSEIGRFKLLNYDYADGRLRLRFKLEAV
- a CDS encoding COG1470 family protein, whose amino-acid sequence is MKMQINCLNLLFVLLLGIIPCSKVHADDSEKSVMLYTPYTKIAVPPGESIDYSIDVINKSDEVKNATISVEGMPRGWSYEVKSGGYSISQLSVLPDEKKNFSLKVEVPVKVNKGTYNFTVSADGMAKLPLTITVSKQGTYQTDFTTTQPNMEGNSKSTFTFNATIKNRTAEQQLYALTAEVERGWNVVFKPNYKQATSAQVEPNATQNITIDVNPPANVAAGTYKIPVHASTGSTSADLELEVVITGSYEMELTTPRGLLSSDITAGDTKRIDLVVKNNGSGELKDVTFSASKPVDWEVSFDPAKVVKLGAGQSTNVVAIVKASKKALPGDYVTKMEAKTPEVNATADFRISVKTPMVWGWVGVFIIVVVLGGVYYLFRKYGRR
- a CDS encoding ABC transporter ATP-binding protein, with protein sequence MCQHVIELTGLTKKYGGFTAVNDLNLTVEKGDIFGLLGPNGAGKSTTILMMLGLTEPTSGSVKVCGIDSTTHPIEVKRKVGYLPEDVGFYDDMTGIENLVYTAQLNGIPKSEAIQKAEQLLDRVGLTNEGKKKAGKYSRGMRQRLGLADVLIKEPEVIILDEPTSGIDPSGVREFMDLIHQLSHEDGLTVLFSSHHLDQVQQVCNRVGLFSGGKLLADIRLAELQKEEHALEHIYNRYFEGGKDHE
- a CDS encoding outer membrane beta-barrel protein; its protein translation is MKKLIFTLVVAFMAIVSADAQVYVGGSFNLTHDKNADVTNFTIAPEVGYNLNKTWAIAAEIGYTHFKNGELKANAFNFAPYARFSFFEKGIVRLFVDGGVGVSTYKKESNDSVNGFEIGIKPGIALEICKNLTFVTKYGFAGYRDDYKYGNSTSGISLSSEDLTFGFHYEF
- a CDS encoding phosphoglycerate kinase, with the protein product MQSIDNFNFAGKKAFVRVDFNVPLDENFNITDDTRIRAALPTLKKILADGGSVIIGSHLGRPKGVTDKFSLKHILGRVSELLGVEVQFANDCIGEEAGAKAAALQPGEALLLENLRFYAEEEGKPRGLAEDATDDEKKAAKKAVKESQKEFTKRLASYADCYVNDAFGTAHRAHASTALIADYFDADHKMFGYLMEKEVKAVEKVMNDIARPFTAIMGGSKVSSKIEIIENLLNKVDNLIVTGGMTYTFTKAMGGKIGNSICEDDKLDLALDLMKKAKEKGVNLVLAVDAKIADAFSNDANTKFANVNEIPDGWEGLDIGPKTIEIYADVIKKSKTILWNGPTGVFEFENFTDGSRAVGNAIVEATKNGAFSLVGGGDSVACVNKFGIASEVSYVSTGGGALLEAIEGKVLPGIAAVKGEPYK
- a CDS encoding ABC transporter permease encodes the protein MNRIYHPFWVIVNKEVADHVRSWRFIILIVIIALTCMGALYTALTNIGASIKPNDPDNAFLFLKLFTVSDGTLPSFVVFISFLGPLLGIALGFDAINSEQNRGTLSRILSQPIHRDYLINAKFVGALIVIAIMLFSLGFLVMGFGLIAIGIPPTAEEFLRMVFFIIVSIFYVAFWLNLSIFFSIQFRQAATSALACVAIWLFFSVFYNMIINLIGKALSPSGFASDYQIISYQRFMLNLLRFAPSQLFSDATTTLLMPSVRSLGPLTMEQVHGAIPSPLPLGQSLMVVWPQLTGLIAATVVCFALSYVSFMRREVRSR
- a CDS encoding GNAT family N-acetyltransferase, yielding MDNRKIASDLLFRKAEETDIERIWVIIGQAKEQMRRLNSHQWDESYPALETISQDIKTGNGYVFCKGNKVVAYGVISFDGEPVYKDIDGKWTNELPYMIVHRLAVADEMKRQGMAKRFMQEAEEVSRQKGIYNFRVDTNYDNEYMLHLIDSLGFQYTGEVRYRGNNIRKAFEKCIYPHVSSFGVPGYTIREAIYEDAGIIFDAIDKNRDDLRTWLPFVDGLKSVSDEQAFLSSSLQVPYEERDIVYMIEKGKSICGLIGFHFSDRANHRTEIGYWLLPEYRGKGLVTRAVHHLCLLALCEKGFNRIQIRCAIGNTASNAIPQRLGFKQEGTERDGELLINGEYTDINVYSLLKKDIAE
- a CDS encoding DNA alkylation repair protein → MQTIIETVQQALIENIDEKTRDNAQNFFKEKILYHGVKVPLVNKISKELFTSIKELPKNEIFSLCEALWESGYSEESYIACNWSYYIHTQYQLEDFIVFEKWVNSYVNNWASCDTLCNHTVGTFLEMYPDYISRLKEWARSDNRWTKRAAAVTLIIPARKGMFLQDIFEIADILLYDPDDLVQKGYGWMLKAASEAHQEEVFDYVMSKKATMPRTSLRYAIEKMPKELKVQAMAK
- a CDS encoding cobyrinate a,c-diamide synthase; translated protein: MKSHLLIGAASSGSGKTTFTLGLLRALKNRGGEVRPFKCGPDYIDTRHHKMAAGSPSVNLDSFMMSEQHIKELYRHYTSEADYAVTEGVMGLFDGYDGMKGSSAEIAGLLGIPVILIVNAKSTAYSVAPLLYGFKNFHKELNLVGAVFNFVASENHYSFLKQACLDAGVEALGYLPKQADVEIPSRHLGLSLDEAFCFDTFADRVADLVEKHVNIDRLLELTAYQPDASASHLLTQSGESTLPSLRISIARDAAFNFAYEENIQLLHRLGKVTFFSPLKDTTLPESDFVYLPGGYPELYLSKLSSNQSMLRSIRQYVEAGGRLLAECGGMMYLCNEIRSTEGTIYPMVGLFNQSATMEQMKLRLGYRTLHYKDYTMKGHEFHYSRVLPCEEHLASVATAQTAKGVSVDTPLYRYKNVLAGYTHLYWGDNTNNKWFIDYLNGLI